The proteins below come from a single Magnetococcales bacterium genomic window:
- a CDS encoding ChbG/HpnK family deacetylase, producing MTPFGPLAITADDYGLTDGINEGILSLARRQAITGVSVMCHPAARLERVSQLKNTGVLTGVHLVLSEERPLRGDDRGLKPILDRRGRLPDGRGRLFRLVALKPWILPALRREVADQIDRFVELGLSLDFINSHQQVHLFPPLWFVLRSLLESYKVPIRGCGGWDWRGWTPQGRVNLSSWISWRLAPRVRHALSLKPMGLDWAGRFSLEAAREMFAAHREGTGTEIPELVVHPGRMDRAAAEHYAHWNIHWDQELAALESESVTGFFEQQGCDLLVAAMRIRERGGESTTFATRSHASEVVLALAWPQTWDQVVLYTRLIEGLTRKGHPPRHFLPDLLYGLERHHFERYRAFSTGRRILDLWFWLRSLDRRIGNDLAVLHLLLPSPAWAWVTSWMAFPGERILLHYGGRAVAWDWATFRSLADDPWLVGRAMLGNPGFLSRRAGRVAGGHLTMEAATARALTAMGCAKVFQCPGLVEPLRPWQGPTFGEWKPGPDVIRLGFSGMGTPLEGIDDLLRALAMAVADNPRLRLLLVVEEGQRVVTVRKTLQKLGLTERVDLVESGVDGGIGGRVDVMVLPYRSALVAPLYPRALLDAACHECLVITTAISAWEHLFELTSPRLEIVSPGDVGALKRIFVTLNGRMDRARGGPAPLKAPTGHQGMEALAAIHQRMAGGRFIPTNC from the coding sequence ATGACACCTTTTGGTCCCTTGGCGATCACCGCCGACGATTATGGTTTGACCGACGGCATCAACGAGGGAATCTTGAGCCTGGCGCGGCGTCAGGCCATTACCGGTGTCAGTGTCATGTGTCATCCGGCGGCCCGTCTGGAGCGGGTCTCGCAATTGAAAAATACCGGTGTCCTGACAGGGGTCCATCTGGTGTTGTCGGAGGAACGTCCCTTGCGCGGGGATGATCGGGGGTTGAAACCGATTCTCGACCGGCGTGGACGCTTGCCTGATGGTCGGGGGCGATTGTTTCGCCTGGTGGCGCTCAAGCCCTGGATTCTTCCTGCCCTGCGGCGGGAGGTGGCGGACCAGATCGATCGGTTCGTCGAATTGGGGTTGAGTCTGGATTTCATCAACAGCCACCAGCAGGTCCACCTGTTCCCGCCGCTGTGGTTTGTCCTGCGATCTTTGTTGGAATCCTACAAGGTGCCCATTCGCGGGTGCGGGGGTTGGGATTGGCGGGGATGGACGCCCCAGGGGCGGGTCAATCTGTCCTCCTGGATCAGTTGGCGTCTGGCCCCGCGGGTGCGCCATGCCCTTTCCCTGAAACCGATGGGCCTCGACTGGGCGGGACGTTTTTCCCTGGAGGCGGCGCGGGAGATGTTCGCGGCCCACCGGGAGGGGACGGGGACGGAAATACCGGAACTTGTCGTCCATCCCGGTCGCATGGATCGGGCCGCGGCGGAGCATTATGCCCATTGGAACATCCATTGGGACCAGGAATTGGCGGCTCTGGAATCGGAGTCGGTCACGGGTTTTTTCGAGCAGCAAGGATGTGATCTGCTGGTGGCGGCGATGAGGATCCGGGAGCGGGGCGGCGAGTCCACCACCTTCGCCACCCGTTCCCATGCCTCGGAGGTGGTCCTGGCATTGGCATGGCCGCAAACCTGGGATCAGGTTGTGTTGTACACCCGGCTCATCGAAGGATTGACCCGCAAGGGCCATCCGCCACGTCATTTTCTGCCGGATCTCCTGTATGGGCTGGAGCGGCATCACTTCGAGCGGTATCGGGCTTTTTCGACGGGACGGCGCATTTTGGATCTGTGGTTCTGGCTGCGTTCGCTCGACCGACGCATTGGCAACGACCTGGCGGTATTGCACCTGCTTCTTCCTTCTCCGGCCTGGGCCTGGGTGACTTCTTGGATGGCCTTTCCGGGTGAAAGAATTCTGCTTCATTATGGGGGGAGGGCGGTGGCATGGGATTGGGCGACGTTCCGGTCTCTGGCCGATGATCCCTGGCTCGTGGGACGGGCGATGCTTGGCAATCCGGGATTTTTGTCGCGTCGCGCCGGAAGGGTCGCGGGGGGGCATCTGACGATGGAGGCGGCGACGGCACGGGCGCTGACCGCCATGGGATGCGCGAAGGTTTTTCAGTGTCCGGGGTTGGTCGAACCGTTGCGTCCATGGCAGGGGCCGACATTCGGGGAATGGAAACCGGGACCGGATGTGATTCGGTTGGGATTTTCGGGGATGGGGACTCCGTTGGAAGGGATCGACGATCTGTTGCGGGCGTTGGCCATGGCGGTGGCGGACAATCCGCGGTTGCGTCTTCTTCTCGTCGTGGAGGAGGGGCAGAGGGTGGTAACGGTTCGGAAAACCCTTCAGAAGCTTGGGTTGACGGAGCGGGTGGACCTGGTGGAGTCCGGGGTGGATGGCGGGATCGGGGGGCGGGTGGATGTCATGGTCCTTCCCTATCGGAGCGCCCTGGTGGCGCCGTTGTATCCGCGGGCATTGCTGGATGCCGCGTGTCACGAGTGTCTTGTGATCACCACCGCCATTTCCGCCTGGGAGCATTTGTTCGAGCTGACATCACCGCGGTTGGAAATTGTTTCTCCGGGGGATGTAGGCGCCCTCAAGCGTATTTTCGTGACGTTGAATG
- a CDS encoding ABC transporter permease, which translates to MGTIDMTEPERKTILVERVYSSESPLRHPLDFFRLAWRDVVDSRDLAWRLFRRDLQQRYRQSVFGFLWLLIPPIVTTAIFVFLNEKSILNLGATEIPYPVYVMLGTLLWQIFTESVMAPMTLFESCVPIMIKINMPREAPILAAVGQVLFVSVLQLMIAFAAMLYFGVAWHWTVALAPFVILVLILLGATVGLFLVPIGALYKDVKEGITIFLRLAFFLTPIVYPPPQSWPYSMIVNVNPVTPILQAARDCLARGTLADPGGLLWLTGGIVVVFFLALIYYRLAIPVILERLGA; encoded by the coding sequence ATGGGGACCATCGATATGACCGAACCCGAGCGCAAAACGATCCTGGTGGAGCGGGTGTATTCCTCCGAATCGCCACTGCGTCATCCCCTCGATTTTTTCCGCCTGGCGTGGCGTGATGTCGTCGATTCCCGTGATCTGGCGTGGCGTCTTTTCCGGCGTGACCTCCAGCAGCGGTACCGGCAGTCGGTTTTTGGATTTCTCTGGCTGTTGATCCCGCCGATCGTGACCACGGCCATTTTTGTGTTTCTCAACGAAAAGTCGATTCTGAATCTTGGCGCCACCGAAATTCCCTATCCGGTGTATGTCATGCTGGGGACCCTCCTGTGGCAAATATTCACCGAAAGCGTCATGGCGCCGATGACCCTGTTCGAATCGTGTGTCCCGATCATGATCAAGATCAACATGCCGCGGGAGGCGCCGATTCTGGCGGCGGTTGGCCAGGTCCTGTTCGTATCGGTGCTGCAACTGATGATCGCTTTCGCGGCCATGCTCTATTTTGGCGTCGCATGGCATTGGACGGTGGCGTTGGCTCCGTTCGTGATCCTGGTGCTGATCCTTCTGGGGGCGACGGTGGGTCTGTTTCTGGTCCCCATCGGCGCGCTGTACAAGGATGTCAAGGAGGGGATCACCATTTTTCTGCGCCTGGCCTTTTTCCTGACGCCCATTGTCTATCCGCCGCCACAAAGCTGGCCCTATTCCATGATCGTCAACGTCAACCCCGTCACCCCGATCCTTCAGGCGGCCAGGGATTGCCTGGCCAGGGGAACGCTGGCCGATCCTGGGGGGCTTCTGTGGTTGACGGGAGGGATCGTGGTTGTTTTCTTTCTGGCGCTGATCTATTACCGCCTGGCGATACCGGTCATTCTGGAACGGTTGGGGGCATGA
- a CDS encoding transporter substrate-binding domain-containing protein, producing the protein MAHNWVNGAVRILVVCVVLTGLVSVARAVQTTSVRVGVYQNPPGLSVDDNGETQGFYIDILKYIAREEGWNLHFIPGTWEECLKRLEQGEIDLLPAIAYTEERDRAFDFTRQTVFSNWGQVYTTEKEADSVLWLKDRLLVGVTGDIYTSGIEKLLHDFDFSYDMIYVNSYDEVLSRVEEGDADAGIISRATGMVIDHAYAVFKSPIVCCAMEIRYAVKEGTHAGLIATIDRHLKALKGDESSIYHAAFNQWFGGEKKVLIPPWFWWALSAGGGTVVFLFAVNLVLRRQVRARTGELEKEISVRKQAESALREAMHNLRTIQVIPGVIWMQIPEAGLYILCGCPGEVVKHLMHRGLIQRTGRDGMTWETGPNVILLSDLLIQNGGFANLAEFPVLQMLYRQGMILPKHPNNTGVKPMLIGRESQVRAQMQYIHRGNYGLLGREELMAEGMDEDTAGLMMKFKLKFAFGAIREPSQMLDSLYVDGEAVEIRNGVRVARIALNTYRFFYRGASADVDLNLPPGATYDPPYPLGQHNISRHHPFAVLHTGQGDGWDRTRPSMSSVILFHGRVYLIDAGPGVLQVLTALGIDISEVDGIFHTHAHDDHFAGLPALIRTDRRVRYFAAPVVRASVARKFAALMSLDERQFHHFFDVHDLKALEWNDCEGLWVKPVYSPHPVENTMFLFRAGEEGAEKTYAHWADLSGFKVLDGMVGTGENDIPAHVVADIKRTYLEFANLKKLDIGGGMIHGMAEDFRKDPSDRLILAHIDRKLTPAEMEIGSEAAFGAVDVLIGGEKNLMAGKAFGFLKAMFPQVEDEQIHHLIQAPLVHYNPGTIIHRARDSNDYLEMVLSGTVAYLESCNEVVNHLSIGSFLGGIDFLGLESEDSWTLRSISDCMVIRLSHAGMLDFLERNGLKQDFVEVMKRIRFLRKTWLFGEATTSFTLDRLARGLVPIALAAGEELSLHERHTLWLVGSGRVRLGDAAGGEVDVLASGGAFGENNFLNPMMRGCVVRALEPVELFRMRDEGLMEIPIVHWKMLELYDKRWSFNVGGRA; encoded by the coding sequence ATGGCGCACAACTGGGTGAACGGGGCGGTACGGATTCTCGTGGTTTGCGTGGTGTTGACGGGTTTGGTTTCCGTGGCCCGGGCCGTGCAGACGACCTCGGTTCGTGTCGGGGTCTATCAGAATCCTCCGGGTCTTTCCGTCGATGACAACGGAGAAACCCAGGGATTCTATATCGACATCCTCAAGTACATCGCCCGGGAGGAAGGATGGAATCTTCATTTTATTCCGGGGACCTGGGAGGAGTGCCTCAAGCGTCTCGAACAGGGGGAGATCGACCTGTTGCCCGCCATCGCCTATACCGAGGAACGCGACCGGGCCTTCGATTTCACCAGACAGACGGTGTTTTCCAACTGGGGTCAGGTTTATACCACTGAAAAGGAAGCCGATTCCGTATTATGGCTCAAGGACCGACTTCTCGTCGGGGTCACGGGGGATATCTATACTTCCGGAATCGAGAAACTGCTGCACGATTTTGATTTTTCCTATGACATGATTTATGTCAACAGTTATGACGAAGTCCTTTCCCGGGTCGAGGAGGGGGATGCCGATGCGGGGATCATCTCCCGGGCGACAGGGATGGTCATCGATCATGCCTACGCGGTGTTCAAGAGTCCGATCGTTTGTTGTGCCATGGAAATTCGTTATGCCGTCAAGGAGGGGACCCATGCCGGGTTGATCGCCACGATCGACCGTCATCTCAAGGCGCTCAAGGGGGATGAATCGTCGATTTATCATGCCGCGTTCAATCAATGGTTCGGCGGCGAGAAAAAGGTATTGATTCCTCCATGGTTCTGGTGGGCCTTGAGCGCGGGTGGCGGGACGGTGGTTTTTCTGTTCGCCGTCAACCTGGTGTTGCGGCGGCAGGTTCGGGCGCGAACCGGTGAACTGGAAAAGGAAATATCGGTCCGCAAGCAGGCGGAAAGCGCCTTGCGCGAAGCCATGCACAATCTGAGGACGATTCAGGTGATCCCCGGCGTGATCTGGATGCAGATTCCCGAGGCGGGACTCTACATTTTGTGCGGCTGTCCCGGAGAGGTCGTCAAACATTTGATGCATCGGGGACTGATTCAGCGAACCGGCAGGGATGGGATGACCTGGGAAACGGGACCCAATGTGATCCTTCTGTCCGACCTGCTGATTCAAAACGGTGGCTTTGCCAATTTGGCCGAGTTTCCGGTGTTGCAGATGTTGTACCGTCAGGGGATGATCCTTCCCAAACACCCCAACAATACCGGTGTCAAGCCGATGCTGATCGGACGGGAATCCCAGGTCCGGGCGCAGATGCAATACATCCACCGTGGCAATTACGGGCTTCTGGGCAGGGAGGAACTGATGGCGGAGGGGATGGACGAGGACACCGCCGGGTTGATGATGAAGTTTAAACTGAAATTCGCCTTCGGAGCCATTCGCGAGCCGTCGCAGATGCTCGATTCCCTGTATGTCGATGGCGAGGCGGTCGAGATTCGCAACGGCGTTCGCGTGGCGCGGATCGCTTTGAACACCTATCGTTTTTTCTATCGCGGGGCCTCGGCGGACGTCGATCTCAACCTGCCGCCGGGGGCGACCTACGATCCGCCCTATCCCCTGGGGCAGCACAACATTTCCCGTCATCACCCGTTTGCCGTCCTTCATACCGGGCAGGGGGATGGTTGGGATCGTACCCGTCCCAGCATGTCGAGCGTCATTCTTTTTCATGGGCGTGTCTATTTGATCGATGCCGGGCCGGGGGTATTGCAGGTGTTGACTGCCCTGGGGATCGACATCTCCGAGGTGGACGGCATATTCCACACCCATGCCCACGATGACCATTTCGCCGGATTGCCCGCCCTGATCCGGACCGATCGGCGCGTCCGTTATTTTGCCGCTCCCGTGGTGCGTGCGTCGGTCGCGCGAAAATTTGCCGCCCTCATGAGTCTCGACGAACGGCAGTTTCATCATTTTTTCGATGTCCATGATCTCAAGGCCCTGGAATGGAACGATTGTGAGGGTCTTTGGGTCAAACCGGTCTATTCGCCGCATCCGGTGGAAAATACCATGTTCCTGTTCCGCGCCGGGGAGGAGGGGGCGGAGAAAACCTATGCCCATTGGGCCGATCTTTCGGGCTTCAAGGTATTGGACGGCATGGTCGGTACCGGTGAGAACGATATTCCGGCGCATGTCGTGGCGGACATCAAACGGACCTATCTGGAATTTGCCAATCTGAAGAAACTCGACATCGGGGGTGGTATGATTCATGGAATGGCGGAGGATTTTCGCAAGGATCCCTCGGACCGGCTGATCCTGGCCCACATCGACCGTAAATTGACACCCGCCGAGATGGAGATCGGTTCCGAGGCGGCCTTCGGCGCGGTGGACGTGCTGATCGGCGGCGAGAAAAACCTGATGGCCGGCAAGGCGTTCGGTTTTCTCAAGGCCATGTTTCCGCAGGTCGAGGATGAACAGATTCACCACCTGATCCAGGCGCCACTGGTTCATTACAATCCGGGAACCATCATTCATCGCGCCAGGGATTCCAACGATTATCTCGAAATGGTCCTTTCGGGGACCGTGGCCTATCTGGAATCGTGCAACGAGGTCGTCAACCATCTGTCGATCGGATCGTTTCTCGGAGGAATCGATTTTCTCGGGCTCGAATCGGAGGATTCATGGACCCTGCGCAGCATTTCCGATTGCATGGTCATTCGCCTGTCGCACGCGGGAATGCTTGATTTCCTGGAACGAAACGGATTGAAGCAGGATTTTGTCGAGGTCATGAAAAGAATCAGATTCTTGCGCAAGACCTGGCTTTTTGGCGAGGCGACGACCTCCTTTACCCTGGACCGTCTCGCCCGTGGCCTCGTCCCCATCGCTCTGGCGGCGGGAGAGGAACTGTCTCTTCATGAACGGCACACGTTATGGCTGGTCGGCAGTGGGCGTGTGCGTCTCGGGGATGCCGCGGGGGGCGAGGTGGATGTGTTGGCGTCGGGGGGGGCGTTTGGCGAGAACAATTTCCTCAATCCCATGATGCGGGGTTGTGTTGTCCGGGCGCTCGAACCGGTCGAACTGTTTCGCATGCGCGACGAGGGATTGATGGAAATTCCCATCGTTCACTGGAAAATGTTGGAACTCTACGACAAACGCTGGAGTTTCAATGTCGGTGGACGGGCCTGA